The Streptomyces tendae DNA segment TCGGCACCTTGTGCGCGCCCGGGACGAGCGGCTCGAAGGGGGCCTTGAGGGCCGGCAGGCCGGTGATGGACAGGGCGCCCTGCGGGGTGCCGTGGTAGGCGACCGCGCGGGAGATGACCTTGTACTTGGTCGGCTTGCCGGTGAGCTTGAAGTACTGCTTGGCGAGCTTCCAGGCGGTCTCCACCGCCTCGCCGCCGCCGGTGGTGAAGAAGACCTTGTTCAGGTCGCCGGGCGCCTCGTGCGCGAGCCGCTCCGCGAGTTCCACGGCCTTGGGGTGGGCGTAGGACCACACCGGGAAGAACGCCAGCTCCCGCGCCTGCTTGGCGGCGGTCTCGGCGAGCTCCTGGCGGCCGTGTCCGGCCTGCACCACGAACAGGCCCGCGAGGCCGTCGAGGTAGCGCTTGCCCTTGTCGTCCCAGATGTGGGTGCCCTCACCGCGGACGATGGTGGGGACGGGCGCGCTCTCGTACGAGGACATGCGGGTGAAGTGCATCCACAGGTGGTCGTACGCGGACTTGCTGAGGTCCTTGGGGCTGTCGGTGCTCACGATTATCGGGTTCCCCACATGTAGGTCTGCTTCTTGAGCTTGAGGTAGACGAAACTCTCGGTGGAGCGCACGCCGGGCACGGCCCGGATGCGTTTGTTGATGACCTCCAGGAGGTGGTCGTCGTCCTCGCAGACGATCTCGACCATCAGGTCGAAGGAGCCGGCGGTCATCACCACGTACTCGCATTCGGCCATCTCGGCCAGCGCGTCGGCGACGGCCTCCACGTCCCCCTCGACGGTGACGCCGACCATCGCCTGCCGGCGGAAGCCCACGGTGAGCGGGTCCGTGACGGCGACGATCTGCATCACGCCCTGGTCGAGCAGCTTCTGCACCCGCTGGCGCACGGCCGCCTCCGACAGGCCCACGGCCTTGCCGATGGCGGCGTACGGCCGGCGGCCGTCCTCCTGGAGCTGCTCGATGATGGCGAGGGAGACGGCGTCCAACTGCGGTCCGCCGCCGTATCTGGACTCGCGGGAGTCCCTCGGGTCTGCGCTTCGACTGGCCACGGGGTCACTGTGCACGACGTATCGACAGTTTCGCAAGGCTGGATCGATGAAATCCGTTGTTAACGGAGGTGATGCTTGCGGATTTCGCAGATGCGGGGGAGGTGGGGGTGTTGAAAACGTCAGCCGTCCGTCTAGGGTGGGTGTCTCAGAGGTTGGACACCTCTCTTCGTTCGACCCGACACCTCGGGCACCCACAAGGAACACCAGGAGGGCCTGCAGTGAGCACCGAGCTGCGTCGTCTGCGCAACTACATCGGCGGTGAGTTCCGGGACGCCGCCGACGGACGGACCACCGAGGTGGTCAACCCCGCGACCGGCGAGGCGTACGCGACGGCTCCGCTGTCCGGTGCCGCGGACGTCGACGCCGCGATGGCGGCCGCCGCCGAGGCCTTCCCCGGCTGGCGCGACACCACCCCGGCCGAGCGGCAGAAGGCGCTGCTGAAGATCGCGGACGCCTTCGAGGAGCGCGCCGAGGAACTCGTCGCCGCCGAGGTGGAGAACACGGGCAAGCCGGTCGGGCTGACCCGCACCGAGGAGATCCCGCCGATGGTGGACCAGATCCGCTTCTTCGCGGGTGCGGCGCGGATGCTGGAGGGCAAGGGCGCGGGCGAGTACATGGAGGGCCTGACCTCCTTCGTGCGCCGTGAGCCGGTCGGCGTCTGTGCCCAGGTGGCGCCCTGGAACTACCCGATGATGATGGCCGTGTGGAAGTTCGCCCCGGCCATCGCCGCGGGCAACACGGTCGTCCTCAAGCCCTCGGACACCACCCCCGCCTCCACGGTCCTGCTCGCCGAGATCCTCGGCTCGATCCTGCCCAAGGGCGTCTTCAACGTCGTCTGCGGCGACCGTGACACCGGCCGCCTGATGGTCGAGCACCCCACCCCGGCGATGGCCTCCATCACCGGCTCGGTGCGCGCGGGCATGTCGGTCGCGGAGTCCGCGTCCAAGGACCTCAAGCGGGTCCACCTGGAGCTGGGCGGCAAGGCCCCGGTCGTGGTCTTCGAGGATGTCGACATCGCCAAGGCGGTGGCGGGCATCTCCGAGGCCGGCTACTTCAACGCCGGCCAGGACTGCACGGCCGCCACGCGCGTGCTGGTGCACGAGTCGGTGCACGACGAGTTCGTCTCCGCGCTCGCCAAGGCGGCCGCCGGCATCAAGACCGGCATGCCCGACGACGAGGAGGTCCTCTACGGGCCGCTCAACAACCCCAACCAGCTTCAGCAGGTGGAGGGCTTCATCGAGCGGCTGCCCGCGCACGCGCGCGTCGAGGCGGGCGGCAAGCGGGTCGGCGACAAGGGTTACTTCTACGCGCCGACCGTCGTCTCCGGCCTGAAGCAGGACGACGAGATCATCCAGAAGGAAGTCTTCGGGCCGGTCATCACCGTGCAGTCCTTCACCGACGAGGACCAGGCCGTCCAGTACGCCAACGGTGTGGAGTACGCGCTGGCCTCCTCGGTGTGGACCAAGGACCACGCCCGGGCGATGCGGATGTCCAAGGCGCTCGACTTCGGCTGCGTGTGGATCAACACCCACATCCCGCTGGTGGCGGAGATGCCGCACGGCGGCTTCAAGCAGTCCGGCTACGGCAAGGACCTGTCGGCGTACGGCTTCGAGGACTACACGCGCGTCAAGCACGTGATGACCTCGCTCGAGGGCTAGCGCACGACACGTCGGCCCCGGACGGTGCACCCGCACCGTCCGGGGCCGACGTCCGTCCGGCGGCGGACACACTTTTTGAACATGTTCAACTCTCGGCGTACGCTCCTGCCATGAGCGACAGAGCCGCCCTGCTCAAGGGCATTCGCGTCTGGCTGGTGTTCTTCGTCGTCTGCCTGGTGCTCAGCGGCGCCACGGCCTTCCCCCTGGTGCACGAACTGCGCTGGACCGAGGAGGCCCTGCGGTCCCTCGGCGCGCCGGAGCACCTCCCCGGTCTGACGGAGTGGATCGAGCGCGTACGGGACGGACTCGACGCCGCCGACGCCGACCACCCCTTCCTCCTCTACGGCACCGACTGGCTGGCCTTCGCCCACCTCGTCATCGCGGTCGCCTTCCTCGGCCCCTACCGCGATCCCGTACGCAACATCTGGGTCGTGGAGTTCGGCATGATCGCCTGCGCCGGTGTCATCCCGCTCGCCCTCGTCTGCGGTCCCCTGCGCGGCATCCCCTTCTGGTGGAGCGTCATCGACATGGCGTTCGGGGTCTTCGGGGTGATTCCGCTGTACGTCGTCAGAAACAAGATCAAGCGGCTGGAGGCGCTCACGGCGGAACCCGTCGTCACCGGGAGTGCAGCCGCCTGGGCCCGGTAAGTTGCGGGCATGGGGGATTCTTCGACCGCTGAAGGAGTGGGCGCGGCCGTCACGTTGGGGCTGCTGGCGGCCTGGGCGGTGCACGACCTGGAGGAACTGGCCACCGTGCCGGGGTGGTTGCGGCGCAACGTGCCCGAGCTGCGGCGGCGGTTCCCCCTGGTGCCGGAGCCGGTGTGGCGGCGGGCCGGGCGCACCGACCCGGTCGAATTCACCGCGGCCGTCGGGGTGATGGGGACGGTCGTCGCGGCCGCTGCCGTCGCCGGACGGCTCAGCGGGGGCCGCTCCGGCTTCTACCAGTCCGCCCTCACCGGCTTCGGGCTGCACAGGCTGGTGCACATGGCCCAGGCCGCGGCGGTACGCGGCTGCACCCCCGGTTCCGTGACCTCGCCGCTGCTCGTCGTGCCGTTCACCCTCTGGGCGCGCGGCCGGCTGCGCGGGGCCGGCGTGCTGCGCCCC contains these protein-coding regions:
- a CDS encoding HXXEE domain-containing protein, with translation MGDSSTAEGVGAAVTLGLLAAWAVHDLEELATVPGWLRRNVPELRRRFPLVPEPVWRRAGRTDPVEFTAAVGVMGTVVAAAAVAGRLSGGRSGFYQSALTGFGLHRLVHMAQAAAVRGCTPGSVTSPLLVVPFTLWARGRLRGAGVLRPTRPRDLAVGLAAAGAATVAAHGMARRLVGAARRAS
- a CDS encoding Lrp/AsnC family transcriptional regulator encodes the protein MHSDPVASRSADPRDSRESRYGGGPQLDAVSLAIIEQLQEDGRRPYAAIGKAVGLSEAAVRQRVQKLLDQGVMQIVAVTDPLTVGFRRQAMVGVTVEGDVEAVADALAEMAECEYVVMTAGSFDLMVEIVCEDDDHLLEVINKRIRAVPGVRSTESFVYLKLKKQTYMWGTR
- a CDS encoding gamma-aminobutyraldehyde dehydrogenase; this translates as MSTELRRLRNYIGGEFRDAADGRTTEVVNPATGEAYATAPLSGAADVDAAMAAAAEAFPGWRDTTPAERQKALLKIADAFEERAEELVAAEVENTGKPVGLTRTEEIPPMVDQIRFFAGAARMLEGKGAGEYMEGLTSFVRREPVGVCAQVAPWNYPMMMAVWKFAPAIAAGNTVVLKPSDTTPASTVLLAEILGSILPKGVFNVVCGDRDTGRLMVEHPTPAMASITGSVRAGMSVAESASKDLKRVHLELGGKAPVVVFEDVDIAKAVAGISEAGYFNAGQDCTAATRVLVHESVHDEFVSALAKAAAGIKTGMPDDEEVLYGPLNNPNQLQQVEGFIERLPAHARVEAGGKRVGDKGYFYAPTVVSGLKQDDEIIQKEVFGPVITVQSFTDEDQAVQYANGVEYALASSVWTKDHARAMRMSKALDFGCVWINTHIPLVAEMPHGGFKQSGYGKDLSAYGFEDYTRVKHVMTSLEG